The DNA region CTTCGGCCGTCCACGCTTGTACTCGACGGGGGTGATGAGGCCGCTCGCGCCGAACTCAACAATGTCGGCCTTGCCGACCAGCCCTAGTCGAAACGACCGGAGCGGCAAACCGCGCGCGATTCGCACCCCGTCGCGCAATTCCGGCCGCGCCGCGTGCGCCTTGCGATGAAAATGTTGACCTTCAACGGTAAACCGATTCTCTGCCCAAATCTGCTCGATATGAATCAGCGCGCACTGCCGCTCGCAGAACAGCAAATGCTGCAAAGCCGAAATCGGCAATAACTCATCTTCGGTGAACATAGACGCCTGCACCTCTATAACAGCTCATGCAAGCTGACGCCCGAGGGCAGTTTATCGCGGGCCACAATCACCTCGTAATCCGTAAATTGGCGCGAGGGGCGAGCCGGATCTTTAGCGCGCACTTCGATCAGATCGAAAAGTTTGCGTGCGGGTGCACTCCCTAATTTGCTGTCGTGCTCGAAAATGAATAACTTGCATGCGCCCATTTCGCCACGGGCAGCCGAATGATCGTGCTCGAACATATTTTCGAGCGCCGTCCATAACAGTTCCAAATCGCTGGGGCTAAAGCCAGTTTGCTCTGCAAGGCTAGGACTGATGAATCCATGAGCGCGATACAATGCATAGGGAATAATTTCTTTGCGGCCCATTGTTCGATTACCCCCGGCTTGTTTTTTGGCTTCTTCTTCTGTGGTAACCGCCATGCGAGTAATCGACTGTTCGAGCGAAACAATCGGATCGATCGAGCTTGAGAAGGCGATTTGAACGGGCCCCCGCACTTGGCCGGCATTCACTCCGGTCGTCATGACAGCGCCGAACATGCGTATGTCAAAGAAAGTTTCACACATCCAGCGGCGCACTCGCTCTTCCGCCGGCGATTCGCCGTCTTTGGGTTTGGGTGGTTTTTTGGCATCAATCCCCAGCGCCTTGTATCCCCGCTCGTGTTGCTGGTTTAAAACTGCCTTTTCTTTCACGTAAATATCAAAGCCCGGTTCTGGCTCGCCCTTGTTAGTTTTGGCCAGCAAAATGTAGTTGCGAATCTTTCGCTTGAGGCATACATCGGAAACCAAGCCGCGCCCAGTTTCCGGATCGACACGCGGCGCGTTTCCCGCATCGGGGT from Pirellulales bacterium includes:
- the cas7c gene encoding type I-C CRISPR-associated protein Cas7/Csd2, which produces MATAVARESVAADLSEKAIDKRYEFVLLFDVRNGNPNGDPDAGNAPRVDPETGRGLVSDVCLKRKIRNYILLAKTNKGEPEPGFDIYVKEKAVLNQQHERGYKALGIDAKKPPKPKDGESPAEERVRRWMCETFFDIRMFGAVMTTGVNAGQVRGPVQIAFSSSIDPIVSLEQSITRMAVTTEEEAKKQAGGNRTMGRKEIIPYALYRAHGFISPSLAEQTGFSPSDLELLWTALENMFEHDHSAARGEMGACKLFIFEHDSKLGSAPARKLFDLIEVRAKDPARPSRQFTDYEVIVARDKLPSGVSLHELL